One Yimella lutea DNA window includes the following coding sequences:
- a CDS encoding zinc-dependent metalloprotease: MSYVDWTIARRIGRRVAGDGPTVSLGEAHAVTEDLRIAAERAYEPVASTARLDTTGHPHSPVHVVDRGTWIDVNVNSFASLTDPVMDKLLAKRAGGRATRAVTSKVSGTEAGGLLGFVSSKVLGQYDLAPGGQPSLLLVAPNIVAAERELNVDSHDFRLWVCLHEETHRVQFTAVPWLRDHMIDSSRSLMVDLVPDPEAMPQKLKEISSRLPAALKEGGSGLADVFVTSEQRERVAALTAVMSLLEGHADVVMDDVGPQVVPSVEEIRRKFDQRRKGAGSVDRVLRRLLGLEAKMRQYRDGAVFCRAVIDKVGVDGLNEVWTSPETLPTAVEITEPERWLARVHG, encoded by the coding sequence ATGTCGTACGTGGATTGGACCATCGCCCGCCGCATCGGACGACGCGTGGCCGGCGACGGCCCGACCGTGAGTCTGGGGGAGGCGCACGCCGTCACCGAGGATCTTCGGATCGCGGCAGAACGCGCCTACGAACCGGTCGCGTCCACTGCCCGCCTCGACACCACCGGTCATCCGCACTCGCCGGTGCACGTCGTGGACCGGGGCACCTGGATCGACGTCAACGTCAACTCGTTCGCATCGCTGACCGACCCGGTGATGGACAAACTGCTGGCCAAGCGGGCCGGCGGCCGGGCCACCCGGGCCGTGACGTCCAAGGTCTCCGGCACCGAGGCCGGCGGGTTGCTCGGATTCGTCTCGTCGAAGGTGCTGGGCCAGTACGACCTCGCCCCCGGTGGACAGCCGAGCCTGCTGCTCGTGGCTCCCAACATCGTTGCGGCAGAACGGGAACTGAACGTAGACAGCCACGACTTCCGGCTGTGGGTGTGCCTGCACGAGGAGACCCACCGAGTGCAGTTCACTGCCGTCCCATGGCTGCGCGATCACATGATCGACAGTTCGAGGTCACTGATGGTCGACCTGGTGCCCGACCCCGAGGCCATGCCGCAGAAGCTGAAGGAGATCAGCTCTCGGCTGCCGGCCGCGCTCAAGGAGGGCGGCAGCGGGCTCGCCGACGTGTTCGTCACGTCCGAGCAGCGCGAACGGGTCGCTGCGCTGACCGCCGTCATGTCGCTGCTTGAGGGCCACGCCGATGTTGTGATGGACGACGTCGGCCCTCAGGTCGTGCCCAGCGTCGAGGAGATCCGGCGCAAGTTCGACCAGCGGCGCAAGGGTGCCGGTTCGGTCGACCGGGTGTTGCGCCGATTGCTCGGCCTCGAGGCCAAGATGCGGCAGTACCGCGACGGCGCCGTCTTCTGCCGCGCGGTGATCGACAAGGTCGGTGTCGACGGACTCAACGAGGTCTGGACCTCACCGGAGACCCTCCCGACCGCCGTGGAGATCACCGAGCCCGAACGCTGGCTCGCCCGCGTCCATGGTTGA
- the tilS gene encoding tRNA lysidine(34) synthetase TilS has protein sequence MPGPDPAVAAIRLAVRTALRDNGLRRVIVGCSGGADSTALAAAVAFEAPKLDAEALAMVVDHGLQDGSAQIAQDAAERVRRLGLSAQVVAVEVADSKDGPEAAARAARYAALREAAGRTEADAILLGHTQDDQAESVLLGLVRGSGLRSIAAMAPAGHGLVRPLLRISRQQTRQACAAEGLVFWDDPHNDDPRFSRVRVRRALAHLEGDLGPGLIKGLARTADLARQDADHLDAETAALQDRLGGAPWPVEELTGVPIAIRTRWWRGALAAQGAVIADLSSTHVASLETLLTGWRGQGPVDVPGRLRVRRGTGQIHVEPSGQVE, from the coding sequence GTGCCCGGGCCTGACCCCGCGGTCGCCGCCATCCGGTTGGCCGTGCGGACCGCGCTGCGGGACAACGGGTTACGCCGGGTGATCGTCGGGTGCTCGGGCGGCGCAGACTCCACGGCCCTGGCTGCCGCCGTCGCCTTCGAGGCACCCAAGCTGGATGCAGAAGCGCTGGCGATGGTCGTCGATCACGGGCTCCAGGACGGCTCGGCACAGATCGCGCAGGACGCGGCCGAACGCGTCCGCCGCCTCGGACTGTCCGCGCAGGTGGTCGCGGTCGAGGTCGCCGACAGCAAGGACGGTCCGGAGGCGGCAGCCCGCGCAGCACGGTACGCGGCGCTTCGAGAAGCCGCGGGGCGGACGGAAGCGGACGCAATCCTGCTCGGCCACACCCAGGACGACCAGGCGGAGAGCGTGCTGCTCGGGCTCGTGCGGGGGTCCGGGCTCCGGTCCATCGCGGCGATGGCACCGGCCGGGCACGGCCTCGTCCGACCGCTGCTGCGCATCAGCCGACAGCAGACCCGGCAGGCGTGCGCGGCCGAGGGATTGGTGTTCTGGGACGACCCGCACAACGACGACCCACGCTTTTCCCGGGTGCGTGTGCGTCGCGCGCTCGCCCATCTCGAAGGTGATCTCGGTCCGGGATTGATCAAGGGTCTTGCCCGCACGGCCGACCTCGCCCGCCAGGACGCCGACCACCTCGACGCCGAAACAGCAGCGCTGCAGGACCGCCTGGGTGGTGCGCCGTGGCCGGTGGAGGAGTTGACGGGCGTCCCGATCGCGATTCGCACCCGGTGGTGGCGCGGAGCGCTTGCGGCGCAGGGCGCGGTCATCGCCGACCTGTCCTCGACACACGTGGCGTCCCTGGAGACCCTGCTCACCGGTTGGCGCGGGCAAGGACCCGTGGACGTCCCCGGACGGCTTCGGGTGCGACGAGGCACCGGGCAGATCCACGTCGAGCCCAGCGGTCAGGTTGAATAG
- the hpt gene encoding hypoxanthine phosphoribosyltransferase, whose product MDSAHLGDDLDHVLYTQEQIHARLEELGKEIWADYHDKEVLLVGVLKGAVLVMADLMRALPGTVTMDWMAVSSYGSGTKSSGVVRILKDLDTDISNRHVLIVEDIIDSGLTLNWIRSNLLSRNPASLEICTLLRKPEAAKVEIDCKYVGFEIPNEFVVGYGLDFDEKYRNLRDIGVLAPHMYS is encoded by the coding sequence ATGGATTCCGCGCACCTCGGTGACGACCTCGACCACGTCCTGTACACGCAGGAGCAGATCCACGCCCGGCTCGAGGAGCTCGGCAAGGAGATCTGGGCCGACTACCACGACAAGGAAGTGCTGCTGGTCGGCGTCCTGAAGGGCGCGGTGTTGGTGATGGCCGACCTCATGCGTGCGCTGCCCGGCACCGTGACCATGGACTGGATGGCTGTGTCGTCGTATGGCTCGGGCACCAAGTCCTCCGGCGTCGTCCGCATCCTGAAGGACCTCGACACCGACATCTCGAACCGGCACGTGCTGATCGTCGAGGACATCATCGACTCTGGGCTGACCCTGAACTGGATCCGCAGCAACCTGCTGTCCCGCAACCCGGCTTCGCTGGAGATCTGCACCCTGCTGCGCAAGCCCGAGGCCGCCAAGGTCGAGATCGACTGCAAGTACGTCGGCTTCGAGATCCCCAACGAGTTCGTCGTCGGTTACGGCCTGGACTTCGACGAGAAGTACCGCAACTTGCGCGACATCGGCGTGCTCGCGCCGCACATGTACTCGTAG
- the ftsH gene encoding ATP-dependent zinc metalloprotease FtsH: MKSKRLVRGPWLLIALVIAGAFIWFSVGNAGGYQKIDTSEAQKLIANKQVESAKLTPDSINLTLKTAYTGGEAKDAKKVQADYVTARGNHIVQLLEKNPPAKGFTDDPARQNVFVSLLFTILPLLLVLGVFWFILSQMQGGGSRVMQFGKSKAKLATKDMPTVTFSDVAGADEAVEELHEIKEFLESPKKFLDVGAKIPKGVLLYGPPGTGKTLLARAVAGEAGVPFYSISGSDFVEMFVGVGASRVRDLFNQAKENAPAIIFVDEIDAVGRHRGAGLGGGHDEREQTLNQLLVEMDGFDVKTNVILIAATNRPDILDPALLRPGRFDRQIAVEAPDMAGRHHILQVHAKGKPMANDVDLLAVARRTPGFSGADLANVLNEAALLTARSNAQIIDNRALDEAIDRVMAGPQKKTRAMSAKERKITAYHEGGHALVAAAMNHTAPVSKITILPRGRALGYTMVLPIDDKYSTTRNELLDQLAYALGGRVAEEVVFHDPSTGASNDIEKATGMARQMVTQFGMSERVGAVKLGSGNSEVFLGRDMGHERDYSEALASVVDDEVRRFIEAAHDEAWHAINDNRDILDALVLELLEKETLNAEQLAEIFKNVHKRPKRQVWLSSDRRFVSDRPPVMTEAEKRALAQGVDLDKDEERPVEAIVEVPDGGRIDPPGI, translated from the coding sequence ATGAAATCGAAGCGTCTCGTCCGCGGCCCCTGGCTGCTGATCGCCCTCGTCATCGCGGGTGCGTTCATCTGGTTCTCCGTCGGCAATGCCGGTGGCTACCAGAAGATCGACACCTCAGAAGCCCAGAAGCTCATCGCCAACAAGCAGGTGGAGTCGGCCAAGCTCACGCCTGACAGCATCAACCTGACGCTGAAGACGGCGTACACCGGTGGTGAGGCCAAGGACGCCAAGAAGGTCCAGGCCGATTACGTCACCGCCCGCGGCAACCACATCGTCCAGCTGCTGGAGAAGAACCCGCCGGCGAAGGGCTTCACCGACGATCCCGCCCGGCAGAACGTCTTCGTGTCGTTGCTGTTCACGATCCTGCCGCTGCTGCTGGTGCTCGGTGTCTTCTGGTTCATCCTGAGCCAGATGCAGGGCGGCGGTTCGCGCGTCATGCAGTTCGGCAAGTCGAAGGCGAAGCTCGCCACCAAGGACATGCCGACCGTCACCTTCTCCGACGTCGCCGGCGCCGATGAAGCGGTCGAGGAACTCCACGAGATCAAGGAGTTCCTGGAGTCACCGAAGAAGTTCCTGGACGTCGGCGCGAAGATCCCGAAGGGCGTGCTGCTCTACGGCCCGCCCGGTACCGGTAAGACCCTGCTGGCCCGCGCCGTTGCCGGCGAGGCAGGCGTCCCGTTCTACTCGATCTCCGGTTCCGACTTCGTCGAGATGTTCGTCGGTGTGGGTGCCTCTCGCGTCCGCGACCTGTTCAACCAGGCCAAGGAGAACGCCCCGGCGATCATCTTCGTCGACGAGATCGACGCCGTCGGCCGCCACCGTGGTGCCGGTCTGGGCGGTGGCCACGACGAGCGCGAGCAGACCCTCAACCAGTTGCTGGTCGAGATGGACGGCTTCGACGTCAAGACCAATGTCATCCTGATCGCGGCGACCAACCGTCCCGACATCCTCGACCCGGCGCTGCTGCGTCCGGGACGTTTCGACCGTCAGATCGCGGTCGAGGCGCCCGACATGGCCGGCCGTCATCACATCCTGCAAGTGCACGCCAAGGGCAAGCCGATGGCGAACGACGTCGACCTGCTCGCCGTCGCCCGTCGCACCCCGGGCTTCTCCGGTGCCGACCTCGCCAACGTGCTGAACGAGGCGGCGCTGCTGACCGCCCGCAGCAACGCGCAGATCATCGACAACCGTGCGCTCGACGAGGCGATCGACCGCGTCATGGCAGGCCCGCAGAAGAAGACCCGTGCGATGAGCGCCAAGGAACGCAAGATCACCGCGTACCACGAGGGTGGTCACGCGCTCGTCGCCGCGGCGATGAACCACACCGCGCCGGTCAGCAAGATCACGATCCTGCCGCGCGGCCGCGCTCTCGGGTACACGATGGTGCTGCCGATCGACGACAAGTACTCCACCACCCGTAACGAGTTGCTCGACCAGCTGGCGTACGCGCTCGGCGGACGTGTGGCCGAGGAGGTCGTGTTCCACGACCCGTCCACGGGTGCGTCCAACGACATCGAAAAGGCGACCGGTATGGCGCGCCAGATGGTCACGCAGTTCGGCATGAGCGAGCGCGTCGGCGCGGTCAAGCTCGGCTCCGGTAACTCCGAGGTCTTCCTCGGGCGCGACATGGGCCACGAGCGCGACTACTCCGAGGCGCTCGCGAGCGTCGTCGACGACGAGGTGCGCCGCTTCATCGAGGCCGCGCACGACGAGGCGTGGCACGCGATCAACGACAACCGCGACATCCTCGACGCCCTCGTGCTCGAACTCCTGGAGAAGGAGACGCTGAACGCCGAGCAGCTCGCCGAGATCTTCAAGAACGTGCACAAGCGTCCGAAGCGTCAGGTGTGGCTGTCCAGCGACCGCCGGTTCGTCAGCGACCGCCCGCCGGTCATGACCGAGGCCGAGAAGCGTGCGCTGGCCCAGGGCGTCGACCTCGACAAGGACGAGGAGCGTCCGGTGGAGGCAATCGTCGAGGTGCCGGACGGTGGACGCATTGACCCGCCGGGCATTTGA
- the folE gene encoding GTP cyclohydrolase I FolE: MDALTRRAFDRDRAAAAVRELLIAVGEDPDRDGLVDTPMRVAKSFEEVFSGLDQDPAEVLSRTFEIDHDELIIVKDIELYSTCEHHLVPFHGVAHVGYIPAKDGRVTGLSKIARLVDVFAKRPQVQERLTTQIADAIITHLDAQGVLVVLECEHLCMSMRGVRKPGATTITSAVRGVLRDPATRSEAMSLMKASSHR; encoded by the coding sequence GTGGACGCATTGACCCGCCGGGCATTTGATCGTGATCGCGCCGCCGCGGCGGTGCGTGAACTGCTGATCGCGGTCGGGGAGGACCCCGACCGCGACGGCCTGGTCGACACCCCGATGCGGGTCGCCAAGTCGTTCGAGGAAGTGTTCTCCGGCCTGGATCAGGATCCCGCCGAGGTGCTCTCGCGCACCTTCGAGATCGATCACGACGAGCTGATCATCGTCAAGGACATCGAGCTCTACAGCACCTGCGAGCACCACCTGGTGCCCTTCCACGGCGTCGCACACGTCGGATACATCCCGGCCAAGGACGGACGAGTGACCGGGCTGTCGAAGATCGCCCGCCTGGTCGATGTGTTCGCCAAGCGTCCGCAGGTGCAGGAGCGGCTGACCACGCAGATCGCCGACGCGATCATCACCCACCTGGATGCCCAGGGCGTGCTGGTGGTCTTGGAATGCGAGCACCTGTGCATGTCGATGCGCGGCGTGCGTAAGCCCGGCGCCACGACGATCACCTCCGCGGTGCGAGGCGTGCTGCGTGACCCGGCGACCCGGTCCGAGGCGATGAGCCTGATGAAGGCTTCCTCCCACCGATGA
- the folP gene encoding dihydropteroate synthase has protein sequence MTARSLPKRPADRPLVMGVVNVTPDSFSDGGRWFDHEAAIAHGRDLIAQGADILDVGGESTRPGAERPSAQDEQARVLPVVEALAADVPISVDTMRASVAHACVEAGAAIVNDVSGGLADPEMATMVAEVGAAYVAMHWRGHSHDMQTRTQYDDVVEDVLRELSERRDALLDSGIRPELLVLDPGLGFAKTAAQNWAVLRATPRFMELGHELLVGASRKSFLGPVGSVDGSPLPADRRDAATAAVSVVLAQAGVWAIRVHEVRSTMAACDVVGSLRAAR, from the coding sequence ATGACCGCCCGGTCGTTGCCGAAGCGGCCCGCCGACCGCCCGTTGGTCATGGGCGTGGTCAACGTGACCCCCGATTCGTTCTCCGACGGCGGACGCTGGTTCGACCACGAAGCCGCGATCGCGCACGGTCGCGACCTCATCGCCCAGGGTGCCGACATCCTGGACGTCGGTGGCGAGTCGACCCGTCCAGGTGCCGAACGACCGTCCGCCCAGGATGAACAGGCCCGCGTGCTGCCGGTGGTCGAGGCTCTTGCTGCCGACGTGCCGATCTCGGTCGACACGATGCGCGCATCCGTGGCGCACGCGTGCGTCGAGGCCGGAGCGGCGATCGTGAATGACGTCAGCGGGGGCCTGGCCGACCCGGAAATGGCGACCATGGTTGCCGAGGTCGGGGCGGCGTACGTCGCCATGCACTGGCGCGGTCACAGTCACGACATGCAGACCCGCACGCAGTACGACGATGTGGTCGAGGACGTCCTGCGTGAGCTGAGCGAGCGCCGGGACGCACTGTTGGACAGCGGGATCCGTCCTGAGCTGTTGGTGCTCGACCCGGGCCTGGGTTTCGCCAAGACAGCCGCTCAGAACTGGGCGGTGTTGCGTGCCACGCCGCGCTTCATGGAACTCGGTCACGAATTGTTGGTCGGGGCCTCCCGTAAGTCCTTCCTCGGTCCGGTCGGATCGGTGGACGGTTCGCCGTTGCCCGCCGACCGGCGTGATGCCGCGACGGCTGCGGTCAGCGTGGTGCTGGCCCAGGCCGGGGTCTGGGCGATCCGCGTGCACGAGGTGCGCTCCACCATGGCGGCCTGCGACGTCGTCGGCTCGCTGCGGGCGGCGCGATGA
- the folK gene encoding 2-amino-4-hydroxy-6-hydroxymethyldihydropteridine diphosphokinase: MSDTITITGLEVTTCHGVLASEKVEPQRFLADITFGIDVRRAGESDDLTRSVSYADVAQAAEAVLRGEPVDLIETLAERIAASTLSFPGVESATVTIRKPQAPAGVPFHDARLGGPAVTVHREHDRPVVIAAGANLGDRQATLKAAIRALDETDGLTVVAVAPLVETDPVGGPDQPDYLNTVILGRSRLAPQTLLDRLHQIERWHHRTREGRWGARTLDLDLIQVGDPSDGSDLTSDTDELTLPHPRAGERGFVLVPWGNLDPGARLRTADGVRAVSDLAAEVDTTGVRAVND, from the coding sequence ATGAGCGACACGATCACGATCACCGGCCTCGAGGTCACCACCTGCCACGGCGTCCTTGCGAGCGAGAAGGTCGAGCCGCAGCGCTTCCTCGCCGACATCACGTTCGGCATCGACGTCCGCCGGGCCGGCGAGTCCGACGACCTCACCAGGTCGGTCAGCTACGCCGACGTCGCCCAGGCGGCCGAGGCCGTCCTGCGCGGCGAACCGGTCGATCTCATCGAGACTCTGGCCGAGCGCATCGCCGCGTCCACGCTTTCCTTTCCCGGGGTCGAGTCCGCCACCGTGACCATTCGCAAGCCGCAGGCTCCTGCCGGCGTCCCGTTCCACGACGCCCGGTTGGGTGGGCCCGCGGTCACCGTGCACCGCGAGCACGACCGCCCTGTCGTCATCGCAGCGGGCGCCAACCTCGGCGACCGGCAGGCCACGCTGAAGGCCGCGATCCGCGCGCTGGACGAGACCGACGGACTCACCGTCGTCGCGGTCGCGCCACTCGTCGAGACCGACCCGGTCGGCGGACCTGACCAGCCCGACTACCTCAACACCGTCATCTTGGGCCGCTCGCGCCTGGCGCCGCAGACGCTGCTCGACCGGCTGCACCAGATCGAGCGCTGGCACCACCGCACCCGCGAAGGCCGTTGGGGGGCAAGGACGCTCGACCTCGATCTGATTCAGGTCGGCGACCCGTCCGACGGCTCCGATCTGACCAGTGACACCGACGAGCTGACCCTGCCGCACCCGCGAGCCGGCGAGCGCGGTTTCGTGTTGGTGCCCTGGGGGAACCTCGACCCGGGTGCCCGGTTGCGCACCGCGGACGGCGTCCGCGCGGTCAGCGATCTCGCCGCCGAGGTCGACACCACCGGAGTCCGGGCGGTGAACGACTGA
- a CDS encoding DUF3180 domain-containing protein, translated as MQDGVQVRHPVIAGVIAFVLSYGFLRFWSTQGNTIPQISWFTVAVIALMGGLVAAGGWQIRSYRRHTARRMPAPQVARRTLVAAQASALVGGVLAGWYAGHAAAALHNLDSDRLRGIAIVAAASALASVGLAIIGFVVQQWCRIDEDDDDKKPKGDATPA; from the coding sequence ATGCAGGACGGTGTCCAGGTACGACACCCGGTGATCGCCGGCGTCATCGCTTTCGTGCTGTCCTACGGTTTCCTGCGCTTCTGGAGCACGCAGGGCAACACGATCCCGCAGATCAGTTGGTTCACTGTCGCGGTCATCGCGCTGATGGGCGGGCTGGTCGCCGCCGGCGGTTGGCAGATCCGCTCGTACCGCCGGCACACCGCGCGCCGGATGCCGGCGCCCCAGGTGGCCCGTCGGACGTTGGTCGCCGCACAGGCGTCCGCCCTCGTCGGCGGCGTGCTCGCCGGTTGGTATGCGGGTCACGCAGCGGCGGCATTGCACAACCTCGACTCCGACCGTCTGCGCGGCATCGCGATCGTCGCGGCGGCCTCGGCTCTCGCGTCCGTCGGTCTGGCGATCATCGGCTTCGTGGTGCAGCAGTGGTGCCGCATCGACGAGGACGACGACGACAAGAAGCCGAAGGGCGACGCCACTCCCGCGTGA
- a CDS encoding NADH-quinone oxidoreductase subunit D translates to MVLNIGPQHPATHGVLRLRLTLDGELIKHAEPVIGYMHRGAEKLFEVRDYRQIMVLANRHDWLSAFSNEIGVALTVERMLGMDVPQRATWTRTLLAELNRVLNHLMFAGSYPLELGAITPIFYSFREREELQAVMEEISGGRMHYMFSRVGGLRDDLPAGWLQRVDAAIEAVRRRLPELESLLIGNEILRARTRGVGVLSARTAKAYGVSGPIARASGLDVDLRRDQPYLAYGELFAPGGPGRVVTRTAGDCEARLEVLLEQIHVSLDLAEACVDRLRSMPAGPVNVKLPKVLKVPEGTDYFATENPLGFNGYYLVSRGDKTPWRLKLRSASFNNVAVLSEVLEETLVADMVAILGSMFFVVGDIDR, encoded by the coding sequence ATGGTGCTCAACATCGGTCCGCAGCACCCCGCGACGCACGGCGTCCTTCGTCTGCGGCTCACCCTCGACGGCGAGCTGATCAAGCACGCCGAACCGGTCATCGGCTACATGCACCGCGGCGCGGAGAAGCTGTTCGAGGTGCGCGACTACCGGCAGATCATGGTGCTGGCAAATCGACACGACTGGCTGTCGGCGTTCAGCAACGAGATCGGTGTCGCCCTCACGGTCGAGCGGATGCTGGGCATGGACGTGCCCCAACGGGCCACCTGGACGCGCACTCTGCTGGCCGAACTCAATCGCGTACTGAACCACCTGATGTTCGCCGGCTCCTACCCACTCGAGCTCGGTGCGATCACCCCGATCTTCTACAGCTTCCGCGAGCGCGAGGAGTTGCAGGCCGTCATGGAGGAGATCTCCGGCGGACGGATGCACTACATGTTCTCCCGCGTCGGTGGCCTGCGTGACGACCTGCCGGCCGGCTGGTTGCAGCGGGTGGACGCGGCGATCGAGGCCGTCCGCCGGCGCCTGCCCGAACTCGAATCGCTGCTGATCGGCAACGAGATTCTGCGTGCCCGCACGCGTGGGGTCGGCGTGCTGTCGGCCCGCACCGCGAAGGCGTACGGAGTCAGCGGGCCGATCGCACGAGCCAGCGGGCTCGACGTCGATCTGCGTCGCGACCAGCCCTACCTTGCCTACGGTGAATTGTTCGCGCCCGGCGGCCCCGGACGCGTGGTGACCCGCACCGCCGGCGACTGCGAGGCACGCCTGGAAGTGCTCCTGGAGCAGATCCATGTCAGCCTCGACCTGGCCGAAGCCTGCGTGGATCGGTTGCGCTCGATGCCGGCCGGACCGGTCAACGTGAAGCTGCCGAAGGTGCTGAAGGTGCCCGAGGGCACCGACTACTTCGCGACCGAGAACCCGTTGGGGTTCAACGGCTACTACCTCGTCTCCCGCGGTGACAAGACGCCATGGCGCCTGAAGCTCCGGTCGGCATCGTTCAACAATGTGGCCGTCCTGAGTGAAGTGCTCGAGGAGACCCTGGTCGCCGACATGGTCGCGATCCTGGGATCGATGTTCTTCGTCGTCGGCGACATCGACCGCTGA
- a CDS encoding SAM-dependent methyltransferase, whose product MPNSPSTRPLRQAWHEALYGADGFYRQPGGPAAHFSTSAQGLPGVDELLAECIIAIAEEHRLDHVVEIGCGRGELLALIAQRSKRLQLTGVDVVDRPAGLPASVEWVRSPGGEGLPDELTDLRSTLVLAHEWLDVVPCEIAVTTCDGLRVLEVAPDGGSRPGRELSDREREWCEQHWPDAQAAEIGTTRDDAYCELRSRIADGLLICVDYGHTIEDRPTDSTFTGYRAGAICEPRFDGSTDLTAHVSMDSLGVPELLQQKDIAARYLVIPDRPDHELARMDPTKYLLMLRRRSAYATFTEPAGLGAFYWSLERVTSSDATS is encoded by the coding sequence GTGCCGAATTCACCGTCCACGCGCCCGCTGCGCCAGGCGTGGCACGAGGCGTTGTACGGGGCTGACGGGTTCTACCGGCAACCCGGCGGACCGGCGGCCCACTTCAGCACCTCGGCGCAGGGCCTGCCCGGGGTGGATGAACTCCTCGCCGAGTGCATCATCGCGATCGCCGAAGAGCACCGGCTGGATCACGTGGTCGAAATCGGCTGTGGCAGAGGTGAACTGCTGGCTTTGATTGCTCAGCGGTCGAAGCGCCTTCAGCTGACGGGTGTGGACGTCGTCGATCGTCCGGCCGGACTGCCTGCGTCCGTGGAGTGGGTCCGTTCGCCCGGCGGCGAAGGCCTCCCGGACGAACTGACCGATCTGAGGTCGACATTGGTGCTGGCGCACGAATGGCTCGACGTCGTGCCCTGCGAGATCGCCGTGACCACGTGCGACGGCCTTCGCGTTCTGGAGGTCGCGCCCGACGGTGGGTCGCGTCCGGGCCGAGAACTCAGCGACCGGGAGCGTGAGTGGTGCGAACAGCACTGGCCCGACGCGCAAGCAGCCGAGATCGGCACCACGCGCGACGACGCCTACTGCGAACTGCGATCACGGATCGCCGACGGACTGCTGATCTGCGTCGACTACGGGCACACGATCGAGGACCGGCCGACGGACTCGACCTTCACCGGCTACCGGGCCGGCGCCATCTGCGAGCCCCGCTTCGACGGCTCCACCGACCTCACCGCGCACGTGTCGATGGACTCGCTCGGTGTACCGGAACTGTTGCAGCAGAAGGACATCGCCGCGCGATACCTCGTCATTCCCGATCGTCCCGATCATGAGCTCGCGCGCATGGATCCGACGAAGTACCTGTTGATGCTGCGCCGACGCTCCGCCTACGCGACGTTCACCGAGCCGGCAGGACTGGGCGCGTTCTACTGGTCGCTGGAGCGGGTCACTTCTTCGGACGCAACGAGTTGA
- a CDS encoding Rossmann-like and DUF2520 domain-containing protein, with the protein MNSPPALRIGLVGVGKVGAVLGAALAASGHRIVAVSAVSEASLERAGAMLPGVPIVPIPEVVACADVILMTVPDDALGPLADGLGAENAWAGGKLVVHTSGFHGPSVLQAVLDAGGDVVAMHPAMTFTGGPKDLPRLAGTPFAVTASPGAQLIGEALVVDIGGDPFYLAEVDRPRYHAALAHGSNHLVTLVAQAQQVLREVGIDDPSRILRPLLEASLDNALERGDKALTGPVARGDLQTVRAHLGVLTDDALMAYRAMALATTQRAATRRVLPAEKVDPMTDLLSKENR; encoded by the coding sequence ATGAATTCGCCCCCTGCCCTGCGCATCGGACTCGTCGGCGTCGGCAAGGTCGGTGCTGTTCTAGGGGCTGCGCTCGCCGCATCCGGCCACCGGATCGTCGCTGTCTCGGCGGTCAGTGAGGCCTCCCTCGAACGGGCTGGGGCCATGCTTCCCGGCGTGCCGATCGTCCCGATCCCCGAGGTGGTCGCCTGCGCGGACGTGATCCTGATGACTGTCCCGGACGACGCGCTTGGCCCACTCGCGGACGGATTGGGAGCCGAAAATGCCTGGGCCGGTGGGAAACTGGTCGTCCACACCAGCGGATTTCACGGCCCCTCGGTTCTGCAGGCGGTGCTCGACGCCGGCGGGGACGTCGTCGCGATGCACCCCGCGATGACGTTCACCGGTGGGCCGAAGGACCTGCCCCGCCTGGCCGGCACGCCCTTCGCGGTCACGGCATCGCCGGGGGCGCAGTTGATCGGTGAGGCACTGGTCGTCGACATCGGGGGTGATCCGTTCTATCTCGCCGAGGTCGATCGGCCGCGCTATCACGCGGCCCTCGCCCACGGCTCGAACCACTTGGTCACGCTCGTCGCCCAGGCTCAGCAGGTCTTGCGGGAGGTGGGTATCGACGATCCGTCGCGCATCCTGCGCCCGTTGCTCGAGGCGAGCCTGGACAACGCGCTGGAGCGGGGCGACAAGGCACTCACCGGGCCGGTGGCCCGCGGTGACCTTCAAACAGTGCGTGCCCATCTCGGCGTACTGACGGACGACGCGCTGATGGCCTATCGTGCGATGGCTCTGGCAACGACGCAGCGGGCGGCGACGCGACGCGTCCTGCCGGCCGAAAAAGTAGACCCGATGACCGACCTGCTTTCCAAGGAGAACCGATGA